The Flavobacterium johnsoniae genomic sequence CTGGAGATATGGAATTTAGCAGAGAGGCTTACAATGACACTTTTTATACGTCGAATATTTCTCCGCAGAAAAAAGAATTTAATGCTGGAATCTGGAATAGAATAGAGCAGAAGACTCGTTATTGGGCTGGAAAATATAATGATATTTACGTTGTAACAGGCGGAATTGCAAAAGATTCAGACAAAAAAATAGGAACAGAAGAAGTTGCTGTTCCTAAATATTTCTATAAAATTGTTTTAGCTAAATCGGGTAAAGAACATAAAGCGATTGCATTTTTAGTTCCAAATGAAAAAAGCGACAAATCTATTTATGATTTTGTAGTTCCGATTGAAACTTTAGAAAAAATGACTGGAATTGATTTCTTTCCGAACCTTAAAAACTTAAAAAGTAGTAAGGACTTTTAAATCTGCAATAGTTTCTGTTGGATTTTCGGCTCTAAAAACAAAGCTTCCAGCAACTAAAACATCTGCGCCAGCTTCTACTAGTTGTTTAGCATTTTTGCTGGTTACACCACCGTCAATTTCAATTAAAGTTG encodes the following:
- a CDS encoding DNA/RNA non-specific endonuclease, producing the protein MKSCIALVLIGFALLSCKKENVEIKENPEIKESVVKNTLVPFVENSISKDSLYTVAYLPTSTTKQIVKHKYYTLSYNEKFEQAEWVAYELKKSYLKSYDFKRPYFVEDPKVTTGSADWRNYKKSGYDKGHLCPAGDMEFSREAYNDTFYTSNISPQKKEFNAGIWNRIEQKTRYWAGKYNDIYVVTGGIAKDSDKKIGTEEVAVPKYFYKIVLAKSGKEHKAIAFLVPNEKSDKSIYDFVVPIETLEKMTGIDFFPNLKNLKSSKDF